One Oryza sativa Japonica Group chromosome 8, ASM3414082v1 DNA window includes the following coding sequences:
- the LOC4345498 gene encoding ABC transporter A family member 7 isoform X1 encodes MADTSSSSSSRGAAGFATQANALLRKNLCFQRRNMKTNACITVFPVFLCVILVVLQGVINHEINKPKYQCGCACVDAAPDGTCRRTECGVEHSTLDQVGSCPIKSPTPWPALVQVPRPESRAVRIASQPFDGLPDPTCRDTGSCPASVLVTGMNRSLAQSLWGGLFPAVPPSLNFTDYLDAFSKIVAGSDTWTWTTQFIEPVFTPGHSLYVVQPQCSSNLSRTISNKAGPVPIQLNIDCVQGLSLWRESASQINNELFRGYRQQGGGGGGGKTNEFIAGYDFLNTNNNGLEINIWYNSTYNNNTAYDVISLLRVPRLVNTASNAYMKFLKGSGVEMLLEYVKDMPKVGTKPKFDLSSLLGALFFTWIIELLFPVILTYLVYEKQQKLKIMMKMHGLKDEPYWMISYSYFFALSAVYMIVFVVFGSLIGNQLEISSIHCIFANKFIMLTKLTFFLTGLNFFKTNNYGIQFVFYFIYINLQIALAFFVAAFFSSVKTATVVGYIYVFGSGLLGAFLLRFFVESTSFPKGWIVVMEIIPGFSLYRGLYELGQYAFSGNAMGTNGMEWTNLRDSENGMRNVLIIMVVEWAILLPLAFYLDKISSLGSGARKTPMFFLKRFKNRAVSLRRSFGRQGSKVVVEMDNPDVSQEREVVEQLLLEPNASQAIICDNLKKVYHGKDGNPDKLAVRGLSLALPKGQCFGMLGPNGAGKTSFISMMIGLIPPTSGTALVHGMDINTDMDSIYTNMGVCPQHDLLWETLTGKEHLLFYGRLKNLKGAELEKAVDDSLKNVNLFHGGVGNKQVGKYSGGMKRRLSVAISLIGDPKVVFMDEPSTGLDPASRNNLWNVVKEAKKNRAIILTTHSMEEAEVLCDRLGIFVDGGFQCLGNPKELKARYGGTYVFTMTTSSEHEQEVKQLVQHLSPSANRIYHISGTQKFELPKQEVKIADVFHAVEKAKRQFSIHAWGLVDTTLEDVFIKVAKGAQGVNVIA; translated from the exons CGGCTGCGCCTGCGTGGACGCCGCGCCGGACGGGACCTGCCGGAGGACGGAGTGCGGCGTCGAGCACTCCACGCTGGACCAGGTGGGGAGCTGCCCGATCAAGAGCCCGACGCCATGGCCGGCCTTGGTCCAGGTCCCCCGCCCCGAGTCCCGGGCCGTCAGGATCGCCTCCCAGCCGTTCGACGGTTTGCCTGACCCGACCTGCAGGGACACAGGGTCTTGCCCTGCCTCTGTCCTTGTCACCGGAATGAACCGCTCGCTTGCTCAAA GTCTTTGGGGTGGATTGTTCCCTGCTGTGCCTCCCTCTCTGAATTTCACGGATTATCTTGACGCGTTCTCCAAGATTGTTGCT GGGTCAGACACATGGACATGGACAACGCAGTTCATAGAGCCGGTATTTACCCCAGGGCATTCTTTATATGTGGTCCAGCCTCAGTGTTCGTCCAATTTATCACGAACAATTTCTAACAAAGCTGGACCTGTACCCATTCAACTCA ATATAGACTGCGTTCAAGGCTTATCATTATGGCGTGAAAGTGCATCACAAATTAATAATGAACTATTTAGAGGTTATAGACAgcaaggtggaggaggtggaggaggaaagACAAATGAATTTATTGCAG GCTATGATTTTCTGAACACAAACAACAATGGTCTTGAAATAAACATTTGGTACAACTCTACATATAACAACAACACTGCATATGACGTCATCTCATTGCTACGAGTTCCACGCTTGGTTAACACG GCATCCAATGCATACATGAAATTTCTTAAAGGAAGTGGAGTGGAGATGCTGCTTGAATACGTTAAAGATATGCCAAAAGTAGGAACCAAACCAAAATTtgatctctcttctcttcttggtGCTCTGTTCTTCACCTGGATCATTGAACTACTTTTTCCA GTTATCTTAACATATCTCGTGTACGAGAAGCAACAGAAGCTGAAAATTATGATGAAGATGCACGGCTTGAAGGATGAGCCTTACTGGATGATATCATATTCTTACTTCTTTGCTCTATCAGCTGTCTATATGATAGTGTTTGTGGTATTTGGATCCTTGATAGGTAATCAACTGGAAATTTCTTCAATCCATTGTATTTTTGCAAATAAATTTATCATGCTTACAAAATTAACTTTCTTCCTTACAGGTTTAAATTTCTTTAAAACAAATAACTACGGCATTCAGTTTGTTTTCTACTTCATCTACATAAATCTTCAGATCGCACTTGCATTTTTCGTTGCGGCCTTCTTTTCTTCTGTAAAAACAGCCACAG TGGTtggttatatatatgtatttggtTCTGGCTTACTAGGGGCATTTCTTCTGAGGTTTTTTGTGGAGTCTACTAGTTTTCCGA AGGGTTGGATAGTAGTCATGGAAATCATCCCTGGATTTTCGCTGTACCGAGGGTTATATGAGCTTGGTCAATATGCATTCTCTGGAAATGCAATGGGAACAAATGGTATGGAGTGGACTAATCTGAGGGACTCTGAGAATGGAATGCGCAATGTCTTGATTATCATGGTTGTCGAATGGGCTATTCTACTCCCATTAGCATTTTATTTGGATAAAATCTCATCATTGGGTAGTGGAGCCCGTAAAACACCCATGTTCTTCTTGAAACGTTTCAAAAATCGTGCTGTATCACTGCGGAGGAGCTTTGGGAGACAAGGGTCTAAAGTAGTTGTTGAAATGGACAACCCTGATGTTTCCCAAGAA AGAGAGGTAGTCGAGCAACTTCTGCTGGAACCAAATGCAAGCCAAGCAATCATATGCGACAACCTGAAGAAGGTTTACCATGGAAAGGATGGAAACCCGGACAAACTTGCAGTTCGAGGGTTGTCTCTTGCCCTCCCTAAAGGCCAATGTTTTGGTATGCTTGGCCCGAATGGAGCTGGGAAAACATCATTTATCAGCATG ATGATTGGGCTCATTCCACCCACATCTGGCACAGCATTAGTCCATGGGATGGACATAAACACTGATATGGATAGCATCTACACAAATATGGGTGTATGCCCACAACACGA CCTACTTTGGGAAACATTGACTGGAAAAGAGCATCTATTGTTTTATGGGAGATTAAAGAATCTTAAAGGCGCTGAATTAGAGAAG GCAGTTGATGACTCCCTGAAGAATGTTAACCTGTTTCACGGTGGTGTTGGAAATAAGCAAGTGGGGAAGTACAGTGGTGGCATGAAACGAAGGCTTAGTGTCGCAATCTCATTGATTGGGGACCCCAAG GTTGTTTTCATGGATGAGCCTAGCACTGGACTAGATCCAGCATCAAGAAATAACTTGTGGAATGTTGTGAAGGAGGCAAAGAAAAATCGTGCTATCATTCTTACAA cACATTCAATGGAAGAGGCAGAGGTGCTATGTGATAGACTCGGTATTTTTGTAGATGGTGGTTTTCAATGCCTTGGGAATCCAAAGGAG CTGAAAGCTAGATATGGTGGCACATATGTGTTCACTATGACAACATCTTCAGAACATGAACAGGAGGTCAAACAGCTGGTTCAGCATTTGTCACCAAGTGCAAACAGGATATATCACATATCAGGGACGCAGAAATTTGAGCTGCCAAAACAGGAGGTGAAGATAGCAGACGTTTTCCATGCAGTTGAGAAGGCAAAAAGACAGTTCAGCATACACGCTTGGGGCCTCGTCGACACCACCTTGGAGGATGTCTTCATCAAGGTTGCCAAAGGAGCACAAGGAGTCAATGTGATCGCGTAA
- the LOC4345498 gene encoding ABC transporter A family member 7 isoform X2, which yields MADTSSSSSSRGAAGFATQANALLRKNLCFQRRNMKTNACITVFPVFLCVILVVLQGVINHEINKPKYQCGCACVDAAPDGTCRRTECGVEHSTLDQVGSCPIKSPTPWPALVQVPRPESRAVRIASQPFDGLPDPTCRDTGSCPASVLVTGMNRSLAQSLWGGLFPAVPPSLNFTDYLDAFSKIVAGSDTWTWTTQFIEPVFTPGHSLYVVQPQCSSNLSRTISNKAGPVPIQLNIDCVQGLSLWRESASQINNELFRGYRQQGGGGGGGKTNEFIAGYDFLNTNNNGLEINIWYNSTYNNNTAYDVISLLRVPRLVNTASNAYMKFLKGSGVEMLLEYVKDMPKVGTKPKFDLSSLLGALFFTWIIELLFPVILTYLVYEKQQKLKIMMKMHGLKDEPYWMISYSYFFALSAVYMIVFVVFGSLIGLNFFKTNNYGIQFVFYFIYINLQIALAFFVAAFFSSVKTATVVGYIYVFGSGLLGAFLLRFFVESTSFPKGWIVVMEIIPGFSLYRGLYELGQYAFSGNAMGTNGMEWTNLRDSENGMRNVLIIMVVEWAILLPLAFYLDKISSLGSGARKTPMFFLKRFKNRAVSLRRSFGRQGSKVVVEMDNPDVSQEREVVEQLLLEPNASQAIICDNLKKVYHGKDGNPDKLAVRGLSLALPKGQCFGMLGPNGAGKTSFISMMIGLIPPTSGTALVHGMDINTDMDSIYTNMGVCPQHDLLWETLTGKEHLLFYGRLKNLKGAELEKAVDDSLKNVNLFHGGVGNKQVGKYSGGMKRRLSVAISLIGDPKVVFMDEPSTGLDPASRNNLWNVVKEAKKNRAIILTTHSMEEAEVLCDRLGIFVDGGFQCLGNPKELKARYGGTYVFTMTTSSEHEQEVKQLVQHLSPSANRIYHISGTQKFELPKQEVKIADVFHAVEKAKRQFSIHAWGLVDTTLEDVFIKVAKGAQGVNVIA from the exons CGGCTGCGCCTGCGTGGACGCCGCGCCGGACGGGACCTGCCGGAGGACGGAGTGCGGCGTCGAGCACTCCACGCTGGACCAGGTGGGGAGCTGCCCGATCAAGAGCCCGACGCCATGGCCGGCCTTGGTCCAGGTCCCCCGCCCCGAGTCCCGGGCCGTCAGGATCGCCTCCCAGCCGTTCGACGGTTTGCCTGACCCGACCTGCAGGGACACAGGGTCTTGCCCTGCCTCTGTCCTTGTCACCGGAATGAACCGCTCGCTTGCTCAAA GTCTTTGGGGTGGATTGTTCCCTGCTGTGCCTCCCTCTCTGAATTTCACGGATTATCTTGACGCGTTCTCCAAGATTGTTGCT GGGTCAGACACATGGACATGGACAACGCAGTTCATAGAGCCGGTATTTACCCCAGGGCATTCTTTATATGTGGTCCAGCCTCAGTGTTCGTCCAATTTATCACGAACAATTTCTAACAAAGCTGGACCTGTACCCATTCAACTCA ATATAGACTGCGTTCAAGGCTTATCATTATGGCGTGAAAGTGCATCACAAATTAATAATGAACTATTTAGAGGTTATAGACAgcaaggtggaggaggtggaggaggaaagACAAATGAATTTATTGCAG GCTATGATTTTCTGAACACAAACAACAATGGTCTTGAAATAAACATTTGGTACAACTCTACATATAACAACAACACTGCATATGACGTCATCTCATTGCTACGAGTTCCACGCTTGGTTAACACG GCATCCAATGCATACATGAAATTTCTTAAAGGAAGTGGAGTGGAGATGCTGCTTGAATACGTTAAAGATATGCCAAAAGTAGGAACCAAACCAAAATTtgatctctcttctcttcttggtGCTCTGTTCTTCACCTGGATCATTGAACTACTTTTTCCA GTTATCTTAACATATCTCGTGTACGAGAAGCAACAGAAGCTGAAAATTATGATGAAGATGCACGGCTTGAAGGATGAGCCTTACTGGATGATATCATATTCTTACTTCTTTGCTCTATCAGCTGTCTATATGATAGTGTTTGTGGTATTTGGATCCTTGATAG GTTTAAATTTCTTTAAAACAAATAACTACGGCATTCAGTTTGTTTTCTACTTCATCTACATAAATCTTCAGATCGCACTTGCATTTTTCGTTGCGGCCTTCTTTTCTTCTGTAAAAACAGCCACAG TGGTtggttatatatatgtatttggtTCTGGCTTACTAGGGGCATTTCTTCTGAGGTTTTTTGTGGAGTCTACTAGTTTTCCGA AGGGTTGGATAGTAGTCATGGAAATCATCCCTGGATTTTCGCTGTACCGAGGGTTATATGAGCTTGGTCAATATGCATTCTCTGGAAATGCAATGGGAACAAATGGTATGGAGTGGACTAATCTGAGGGACTCTGAGAATGGAATGCGCAATGTCTTGATTATCATGGTTGTCGAATGGGCTATTCTACTCCCATTAGCATTTTATTTGGATAAAATCTCATCATTGGGTAGTGGAGCCCGTAAAACACCCATGTTCTTCTTGAAACGTTTCAAAAATCGTGCTGTATCACTGCGGAGGAGCTTTGGGAGACAAGGGTCTAAAGTAGTTGTTGAAATGGACAACCCTGATGTTTCCCAAGAA AGAGAGGTAGTCGAGCAACTTCTGCTGGAACCAAATGCAAGCCAAGCAATCATATGCGACAACCTGAAGAAGGTTTACCATGGAAAGGATGGAAACCCGGACAAACTTGCAGTTCGAGGGTTGTCTCTTGCCCTCCCTAAAGGCCAATGTTTTGGTATGCTTGGCCCGAATGGAGCTGGGAAAACATCATTTATCAGCATG ATGATTGGGCTCATTCCACCCACATCTGGCACAGCATTAGTCCATGGGATGGACATAAACACTGATATGGATAGCATCTACACAAATATGGGTGTATGCCCACAACACGA CCTACTTTGGGAAACATTGACTGGAAAAGAGCATCTATTGTTTTATGGGAGATTAAAGAATCTTAAAGGCGCTGAATTAGAGAAG GCAGTTGATGACTCCCTGAAGAATGTTAACCTGTTTCACGGTGGTGTTGGAAATAAGCAAGTGGGGAAGTACAGTGGTGGCATGAAACGAAGGCTTAGTGTCGCAATCTCATTGATTGGGGACCCCAAG GTTGTTTTCATGGATGAGCCTAGCACTGGACTAGATCCAGCATCAAGAAATAACTTGTGGAATGTTGTGAAGGAGGCAAAGAAAAATCGTGCTATCATTCTTACAA cACATTCAATGGAAGAGGCAGAGGTGCTATGTGATAGACTCGGTATTTTTGTAGATGGTGGTTTTCAATGCCTTGGGAATCCAAAGGAG CTGAAAGCTAGATATGGTGGCACATATGTGTTCACTATGACAACATCTTCAGAACATGAACAGGAGGTCAAACAGCTGGTTCAGCATTTGTCACCAAGTGCAAACAGGATATATCACATATCAGGGACGCAGAAATTTGAGCTGCCAAAACAGGAGGTGAAGATAGCAGACGTTTTCCATGCAGTTGAGAAGGCAAAAAGACAGTTCAGCATACACGCTTGGGGCCTCGTCGACACCACCTTGGAGGATGTCTTCATCAAGGTTGCCAAAGGAGCACAAGGAGTCAATGTGATCGCGTAA
- the LOC9269177 gene encoding ABC transporter A family member 7 isoform X1 — translation MAAAGSCSRFFRQVHALLLKNLSFQRRNAKANAAIAAFPALLCVLLVTIQAVIDGELDRPPFRCGCACVRRDGGRAGAGACAATECGVQHSTATQALSCAVPAPPRWPAVTQVPDEPYRALTPVHPARCRGDGGSGASEAPCPVAVLTTGQNRRLTEGLGRGFFPDVPPSYYLGVPNSNNSSYIDELSKIVPGTSTLPAHVLFIEPGFVPNSTLYVIQRKCIWDSHNTSRSSDAMPIQLDVKCVQGLSLWCRNSAVMNDHLYKGYKGGNKRRTSNEYLAGYDFLDTSKRRFHVYVSYNSTFSRDNGHHPMTVLRVARLVNMASTAYLKFLRGPNVEMRLEYLKEMPKAAMKIRLDLTTLLDALFFTWTVQLLLPVMLTYLVYEKQHNLRLMMKMHGLKDGPYWMISYAYFLSLSAAYMMFFVMFGSLIGLDIFRLNSYSIQFVFYFLYINLQIVLAFLLASFFSSVKSASVISYIYVFGSSLLGEALLQLFIEDITFPKQWLVTMELVPGFALYRGFYELAEYAFAGRQMGKPGMQWRDLNDPINGMKDVLLLMSIEWILLLPVAFLLDHRPTWHPLFLFGFMSTKHSSPTIIPDKVKQRSRKVFADMAKPDVFLERKVVKKLLKEMDMRNMIICHNLKKVYPGKNGNPDKLAVKGLSLALRKGQCFGMLGPNGAGKTSFINMMIGLVAPTYGTAYIHGMDLRRDMNEIYANIGVCPQHDLLWETLTGREHLMFYGRLKNLTGAALLKAVNESLKSVNLFHSGFGDKSVNKYSGGMKRRLSVAIALIGNPKVVYMDEPSTGLDTTSRSNLWNVIKRAKKNCTIILTTHSMEEAEELCDRVGIFVDGNFQCLGTPKELKARYGGVRALTITTAAGHEEAVERAVARRCPGAAKVYGVGGTQRFEVPRRGARLDGVLGAVEAARRAAPVVAWGVADATLEDVFVRVAMDARAAAHVLS, via the exons ATGGCGGCGGCAGGTTCTTGCTCCAGGTTCTTCAGGCAGGTCCACGCGCTCCTCCTCAAGAACCTCTCTTTCCAG AGGAGGAACGCCAAGGCGAACGCGGCGATCGCGGCGTTCCCGGCGCTGCTGTGCGTGCTGCTCGTCACGATCCAGGCCGTCATCGACGGCGAGCTGGACCGGCCGCCGTTCCGGTGCGGCTGCGCCTGCgtgcgccgcgacggcggccgcgcgggcgcgggcgcgtgcGCGGCGACGGAGTGCGGCGTGCAGCACTCCACGGCCACGCAGGCGCTCAGCTGCGCCGTGCCGGCGCCACCGAGGTGGCCGGCGGTGACGCAGGTGCCGGACGAGCCGTACCGCGCGCTGACGCCCGTGCACCCGGCGAGGTGtcgcggcgacggtggcagcggcgcgTCGGAGGCGCCGTGCCCGGTCGCCGTGCTCACCACCGGCCAGAACCGCCGGCTGACTGAAG gcCTTGGAAGGGGATTTTTCCCAGATGTCCCTCCTTCATACTATCTTGGTGTGCCCAATTCCAACAATTCATCTTATATTGATGAGTTATCAAAAATAGTCCCT GGTACAAGCACATTACCAGCGCATGTATTGTTCATAGAACCAGGATTTGTGCCCAATAGTACCCTATATGTGATTCAAAGAAAATGTATATGGGATTCGCACAATACTTCTAGAAGTTCTGATGCGATGCCAATTCAACTCG ATGTGAAGTGCGTTCAAGGTTTATCACTGTGGTGCCGGAATTCAGCGGTGATGAATGACCATTTGTATAAGGGTTATAAGGGTGGGAATAAGAGGAGGACATCGAACGAATATCTTGCTG GCTATGATTTTCTTGATACAAGCAAGAGGAGGTTTCATGTGTATGTCTCATACAACTCTACCTTCAGCAGGGACAATGGACACCATCCCATGACAGTTTTGCGTGTTGCACGGTTGGTTAATATG GCATCCACCGCATATCTGAAGTTTCTTCGAGGACCTAATGTAGAAATGCGCCtggaatatttgaaagaaatgcCAAAAGCTGCAATGAAAATCAGGCTAGACCTTACCACACTCCTTGATGCACTATTCTTTACATGGACAGTTCAACTCCTCCTTCCA GTAATGTTGACATATCTTGTTTATGAGAAGCAGCACAATTTAAgactgatgatgaagatgcatGGGCTAAAGGATGGACCTTATTGGATGATATCTTACGCCTATTTTTTGTCCCTTTCAGCAGCTTATATGATGTTCTTCGTGATGTTTGGGTCCCTTATAG GGCTAGATATCTTCAGATTAAATAGCTACAGCATACAATTTGTATTCTATTTTCTATATATCAACCTTCAGATCGTGCTCGCCTTTCTGCTTGCGTCTTTCTTCTCGTCTGTCAAGTCTGCTAGTG TAATTAGTTACATTTATGTCTTTGGATCAAGCCTTCTTGGAGAAGCACTTCTGCAATTGTTCATTGAAGATATTACATTCCCAA AACAATGGCTTGTGACAATGGAGCTTGTTCCCGGGTTCGCCCTCTACCGAGGATTTTACGAGCTCGCAGAGTATGCATTTGCAGGAAGGCAAATGGGAAAGCCTGGGATGCAATGGAGGGACTTGAATGACCCCATCAATGGGATGAAAGATGTTTTGCTTCTAATGTCTATAGAATGGATACTTCTGCTTCCTGTGGCATTTTTACTGGATCATAGACCTACATGGCATCCACTGTTCCTCTTTGGGTTTATGTCAACAAAGCACTCTTCACCAACAATCATACCAGACAAAGTGAAACAGAGGTCCAGAAAGGTGTTTGCTGATATGGCAAAACCTGATGTTTTCCTTGAG CGCAAGGTGGTGAAAAAATTGCTGAAGGAAATGGACATGAGGAATATGATCATATGCCATAACCTGAAGAAGGTGTACCCTGGAAAGAATGGAAACCCTGATAAGCTTGCTGTTAAAGGATTGTCGCTTGCTTTGCGCAAAGGACAGTGTTTTGGAATGCTTGGTCCCAATGGGGCAGGGAAAACATCCTTCATCAACATG ATGATTGGACTTGTGGCGCCAACTTATGGAACTGCCTACATACATGGGATGGATTTGAGGAGAGATATGAATGAAATATATGCAAACATTGGTGTATGTCCACAGCACGA TTTGCTTTGGGAAACTCTGACAGGAAGAGAGCATCTAATGTTCTATGGCCGACTGAAGAATCTCACAGGTGCTGCTCTACTGAAG GCAGTGAATGAATCCCTGAAGAGTGTAAATCTGTTCCACAGCGGTTTCGGCGACAAATCGGTGAACAAGTACAGTGGTGGCATGAAAAGAAGGCTTAGTGTCGCCATCGCACTGATTGGCAACCCAAAG GTTGTTTACATGGACGAACCGAGCACCGGATTGGACACGACATCGAGGAGCAATCTCTGGAATGTCATTAAGAGAGCAAAGAAGAACTGCACCATCATTCTCACca CACATTCCATGGAGGAGGCTGAGGAGCTCTGCGACCGCGTCGGCATCTTCGTCGACGGCAATTTCCAGTGCCTCGGAACTCCAAAGGAG CTGAAGGCGAGGtacggcggcgtgcgggcgctGACGataacgacggcggcggggcacgaggaggcggtggaacgcgcggtggcgcggcggtgccCCGGCGCGGCGAAGGTGTACGGCGTGGGCGGGACGCAGCGGTTCGAGGTGCCCCGGCGAGGGGCGCGGCTGGACGGCGTGCTgggcgcggtggaggcggcgcggcgggcggcgccggtggtggcgtGGGGGGTGGCGGACGCGACGCTGGAGGACGTGTTCGTCCGGGTCGCCATggacgcgcgcgccgccgcccacgtccTCTCGTGA
- the LOC9269177 gene encoding ABC transporter A family member 7 isoform X2 → MRLEYLKEMPKAAMKIRLDLTTLLDALFFTWTVQLLLPVMLTYLVYEKQHNLRLMMKMHGLKDGPYWMISYAYFLSLSAAYMMFFVMFGSLIGLDIFRLNSYSIQFVFYFLYINLQIVLAFLLASFFSSVKSASVISYIYVFGSSLLGEALLQLFIEDITFPKQWLVTMELVPGFALYRGFYELAEYAFAGRQMGKPGMQWRDLNDPINGMKDVLLLMSIEWILLLPVAFLLDHRPTWHPLFLFGFMSTKHSSPTIIPDKVKQRSRKVFADMAKPDVFLERKVVKKLLKEMDMRNMIICHNLKKVYPGKNGNPDKLAVKGLSLALRKGQCFGMLGPNGAGKTSFINMMIGLVAPTYGTAYIHGMDLRRDMNEIYANIGVCPQHDLLWETLTGREHLMFYGRLKNLTGAALLKAVNESLKSVNLFHSGFGDKSVNKYSGGMKRRLSVAIALIGNPKVVYMDEPSTGLDTTSRSNLWNVIKRAKKNCTIILTTHSMEEAEELCDRVGIFVDGNFQCLGTPKELKARYGGVRALTITTAAGHEEAVERAVARRCPGAAKVYGVGGTQRFEVPRRGARLDGVLGAVEAARRAAPVVAWGVADATLEDVFVRVAMDARAAAHVLS, encoded by the exons ATGCGCCtggaatatttgaaagaaatgcCAAAAGCTGCAATGAAAATCAGGCTAGACCTTACCACACTCCTTGATGCACTATTCTTTACATGGACAGTTCAACTCCTCCTTCCA GTAATGTTGACATATCTTGTTTATGAGAAGCAGCACAATTTAAgactgatgatgaagatgcatGGGCTAAAGGATGGACCTTATTGGATGATATCTTACGCCTATTTTTTGTCCCTTTCAGCAGCTTATATGATGTTCTTCGTGATGTTTGGGTCCCTTATAG GGCTAGATATCTTCAGATTAAATAGCTACAGCATACAATTTGTATTCTATTTTCTATATATCAACCTTCAGATCGTGCTCGCCTTTCTGCTTGCGTCTTTCTTCTCGTCTGTCAAGTCTGCTAGTG TAATTAGTTACATTTATGTCTTTGGATCAAGCCTTCTTGGAGAAGCACTTCTGCAATTGTTCATTGAAGATATTACATTCCCAA AACAATGGCTTGTGACAATGGAGCTTGTTCCCGGGTTCGCCCTCTACCGAGGATTTTACGAGCTCGCAGAGTATGCATTTGCAGGAAGGCAAATGGGAAAGCCTGGGATGCAATGGAGGGACTTGAATGACCCCATCAATGGGATGAAAGATGTTTTGCTTCTAATGTCTATAGAATGGATACTTCTGCTTCCTGTGGCATTTTTACTGGATCATAGACCTACATGGCATCCACTGTTCCTCTTTGGGTTTATGTCAACAAAGCACTCTTCACCAACAATCATACCAGACAAAGTGAAACAGAGGTCCAGAAAGGTGTTTGCTGATATGGCAAAACCTGATGTTTTCCTTGAG CGCAAGGTGGTGAAAAAATTGCTGAAGGAAATGGACATGAGGAATATGATCATATGCCATAACCTGAAGAAGGTGTACCCTGGAAAGAATGGAAACCCTGATAAGCTTGCTGTTAAAGGATTGTCGCTTGCTTTGCGCAAAGGACAGTGTTTTGGAATGCTTGGTCCCAATGGGGCAGGGAAAACATCCTTCATCAACATG ATGATTGGACTTGTGGCGCCAACTTATGGAACTGCCTACATACATGGGATGGATTTGAGGAGAGATATGAATGAAATATATGCAAACATTGGTGTATGTCCACAGCACGA TTTGCTTTGGGAAACTCTGACAGGAAGAGAGCATCTAATGTTCTATGGCCGACTGAAGAATCTCACAGGTGCTGCTCTACTGAAG GCAGTGAATGAATCCCTGAAGAGTGTAAATCTGTTCCACAGCGGTTTCGGCGACAAATCGGTGAACAAGTACAGTGGTGGCATGAAAAGAAGGCTTAGTGTCGCCATCGCACTGATTGGCAACCCAAAG GTTGTTTACATGGACGAACCGAGCACCGGATTGGACACGACATCGAGGAGCAATCTCTGGAATGTCATTAAGAGAGCAAAGAAGAACTGCACCATCATTCTCACca CACATTCCATGGAGGAGGCTGAGGAGCTCTGCGACCGCGTCGGCATCTTCGTCGACGGCAATTTCCAGTGCCTCGGAACTCCAAAGGAG CTGAAGGCGAGGtacggcggcgtgcgggcgctGACGataacgacggcggcggggcacgaggaggcggtggaacgcgcggtggcgcggcggtgccCCGGCGCGGCGAAGGTGTACGGCGTGGGCGGGACGCAGCGGTTCGAGGTGCCCCGGCGAGGGGCGCGGCTGGACGGCGTGCTgggcgcggtggaggcggcgcggcgggcggcgccggtggtggcgtGGGGGGTGGCGGACGCGACGCTGGAGGACGTGTTCGTCCGGGTCGCCATggacgcgcgcgccgccgcccacgtccTCTCGTGA